One stretch of Corvus hawaiiensis isolate bCorHaw1 chromosome 1, bCorHaw1.pri.cur, whole genome shotgun sequence DNA includes these proteins:
- the POMGNT2 gene encoding protein O-linked-mannose beta-1,4-N-acetylglucosaminyltransferase 2, which produces MNIAAVFNALLVSVLAAVLWKYIKLHEHAAMVEEELVLMRQSQELSEAQIDYHAALQALVENGTRMVCTGRMHTDRICRFESLCYSTEAEEFVYFHSNSSVMLPNLGSRRFQPALLDLSSVEDHNTQYFNFVELPAAALKFMPKPVFVPDVALIANRFNPDNLMHVFHDDLLPIYYTMQQFSDLDLEARLFFMEGWSEGVHFDLYKLLSNKQPLLREELKTLGRLLCFTKSYVGLSKITTWYQYGFVQPQGPKANILVSGNEIRQFTKFMMQKLNISLEESSSEEYIVVFSRTINRLILNEAELILALAQEFQMKTISVSLEEHSFSDIVRLISNASMLVSMHGAQLVMSLFLPRGATVVELFPYAINPEHYTPYKTLATLPGMDLQYIAWQNTDKDDTVTYPDRPWDQGGIAHLDKAEQERIIKSTEVPRHLCCRNPEWLFRAYQDTKVNIPSLIHVIRQAVKTKPGPKKQKWSGSLYPGKVRDAKCQASVQGTSEAKLAVSWQIPWNLRYLKVREVKYEVWIQEQGENTYMPYILSHQNHTFSENIKPFTIYLVWIRCIFNKNLLGPFADVLLCST; this is translated from the coding sequence ATGAACATAGCAGCTGTGTTCAATGCCCTGCTCGTGTCTGTCCTTGCTGCCGTGCTCTGGAAGTACATCAAACTGCACGAGCATGCCGCCATGGTGGAAGAGGAGCTGGTCCTCATGCGCCAGTCTCAGGAACTTTCTGAGGCTCAGATTGACTACCATGCGGCTCTGCAGGCCCTGGTGGAGAACGGTACCAGGATGGTGTGCACTGGCAGGATGCACACTGACCGCATCTGCCGCTTTGAGTCCCTGTGCTACTCTACCGAGGCTGAGGAGTTTGTCTACTTCCACAGCAACTCCTCCGTCATGCTGCCCAACCTGGGCTCCCGGAGGTTCCAGCCGGCTCTGCTTGACCTCTCCTCTGTGGAAGATCACAACACCCAGTACTTCAACTTCgtggagctgccagctgctgcactgAAATTTATGCCAAAGCCGGTCTTCGTGCCTGATGTGGCGCTGATCGCCAACAGGTTCAACCCAGACAACCTGATGCACGTCTTTCATGACGACCTCCTCCCCATCTATTACACCATGCAGCAGTTCTCCGACTTAGATCTGGAGGCACGCCTCTTCTTCATGGAAGGCTGGAGTGAAGGTGTTCACTTTGACCTATACAAGTTACTGAGTAACAAGCAGCCGCTCCTCAGGGAGGAGCTTAAAACCCTGGGCAGGCTCCTCTGCTTTACCAAATCCTATGTGGGACTATCCAAAATCACCACCTGGTACCAGTACGGATTTGTCCAGCCACAAGGGCCAAAGGCTAACATCTTGGTTTCTGGTAATGAGATCAGGCAGTTCACCAAATTCATGATGCAGAAACTGAACATCAGCTTGGAGGAAAGCTCCAGTGAGGAGTACATCGTAGTGTTCAGTCGGACAATCAACAGACTTATCCTAAATGAGGCAGAACTAATCCTGGCTCTCGCTCAGGAGTTTCAGATGAAAACCATTTCCGTCTCTCTGGAGGAGCATTCATTTTCTGACATTGTCCGGTTGATCAGCAATGCGTCCATGCTGGTCAGCATGCACGGGGCCCAATTAGTCATGTCGCTCTTCCTGCCAAGAGGGGCCACGGTGGTGGAGCTCTTCCCATATGCTATCAACCCTGAACACTACACCCCTTACAAAACCCTGGCAACCCTTCCTGGCATGGACCTGCAGTACATTGCCTGGCAGAACACCGACAAGGACGACACCGTCACCTACCCGGACAGACCTTGGGATCAGGGTGGGATTGCTCACCTGGACAAAGCTGAGCAGGAGCGCATCATTAAGAGCACGGAGGTGCCACGGCACCTCTGCTGCCGCAACCCCGAGTGGCTGTTCCGTGCCTACCAGGACACAAAGGTGAACATCCCGTCTCTCATACACGTGATTAGGCAGGCTGTGAAGACTAAGCCCGGACCCAAGAAGCAGAAGTGGTCTGGTAGCCTCTACCCTGGCAAAGTGAGGGATGCCAAGTGTCAGGCCTCTGTCCAGGGCACGAGTGAAGCTAAACTTGCTGTGTCCTGGCAGATCCCCTGGAATCTGAGGTATCTCAAGGTCAGAGAAGTAAAATATGAAGTGTGGATACAAGAGCAAGGGGAAAACACTTACATGCCTTATATATTGTCCCATCAGAATCACACCTTCTCAGAAAACATTAAGCCCTTCACGATATACCTGGTGTGGATACGCTGCATCTTCAACAAAAATCTCCTGGGACCTTTTGCAGATGTGCTCTTGTGTAGTACATAA